Genomic window (Mya arenaria isolate MELC-2E11 chromosome 16, ASM2691426v1):
AATGTTTTGCTTATGTTTCATGATTTCATGAAGATCACCAAAAACGTAggatatataaacaaagtttaaTAAACTCAATTAATGTAggagatttgaaaaaaatactaaatgaatacataaactaagttacattttaaagattatttaataaatgtatatgtaacaAAAACGAAAATGAACAGAAGAATCAGgatatttataatcattatttaatacatacatgtaggcGATAGGGAGCAAATACGACATACAAGACGCACAAACTGGCGCAGCACTGTCTTTATGAGCACAAGTATGAGAGAAGTGTCATATTTGGTTTAACTTTCTTTATGGATTGAAAAATCATACATTTCAATGCAGTTTTCAACTTCATGGGTTAGACTCAATTTGCTTGAACATCTAATGTAAACAATGCGTATAATAAATCTGTGAATTTCTATATAAGTTTCTTTTTCATTCTAATGACTAcatcaaagaacatttttttaaatgcacaaCCGTTTTccttgtttaatgtttgtctGCTCATGTCATTATGTAAACGATATATTCTAGTAAAAGAAGCACTTTATGTTCTGCACTTATCAAGAAGCACTCCATAAAAAAGCAGCATCGCAAATCTAGCATGAATAAGGCTGTCCTCGAGTGTGCATTCAAGTGTGGTTTTGAAACAAAACCAGCAACACAATTCTTACACCTGCAAGGTTTCTGCCGTGTGAGAAATTTCATGAGATGCAGCATAGAAGATTTACGAAAACGCAGCACCACACATTTCACACCTTTACGGCTACTCTCCGATTGGAGATCtgaacataaaatatacaaGCAGCACCACATGTCTAACACTTGTacggcttctctcctgtgtgaaTTCTCATGTGGCGTTGCAAAGATGATCTTCGAGAAAAAGCAGCAGAACATGtatcacacttgtatggcttctctcctgtgtgaaTTCTCATGTGGCGGTGCAAAGATGGTCCTCGAGAAAAAACAGCAGAACATGTGTCGCACTTGTATGGCATTTCTCTTGTGTGAATTCTCATGTGGCGATGCAAAGTTGATCTATCAGAAAAAGCAGCAGAGCATGtgtcacacttgtatggcttctctcctgagTGAATTATAATGTGGCGATGCAAAGATGATTTTTGAGAAAAAGGAGCGTCACATAtatcacacttgtatggcttctctccggTATGTATTCTAATGTGGCTCCTCAAACTTGAACTGTGAGAAAAAACAGCACCACATGTTTCACACTGGTATGGCTTCTCGCCGCTATGAATTCTTATGTGGTTCTTCAAAGTTGTTTTATGAGAAAAAGCAGCAGAACATGTGTCACACTTGTATGGCATTTCTCCTGTGTGAATTATAATGTGATTGTGCAAacttgtttttttagaaaaagtaATGCCACATGCATCACACATGTATGGCTTCCCTCCTGTGTGAATTTTAATATGGCCCTGCAACGTTGATCTTTTAGAAAAAGCAGCACCACATGTCTCACATTTGTATTGCTTCTCTCTTGTGTGAATTATCATGTGGCTCTGCAAAGTTGATCTTTCAGAAAATACAGCACCACATGTTACACACTTGTATAGCATCTCTCCTGTGTGAATTCTTATGTGTTTCGTCAAATGTGATTTGCTAGTAAAAGCAAGACTACATAATTCACATTTGTATGGCTTCTCGCCTGTGTGAATCAAAATGTGGCTATCCAAATGTCCTTTGTGAGAGAAAGCAGAAAAACATGTTTCACACTTATATGGTTTCTCTCCTGTGTGAATTCTCATGTGGCGTTGCAAAGATGATCTATCAGAAAAAGCAGCAGAACATGcatcacacttgtatggcttttcTCCTGTGTGAATTCTAATGTGGCCCAGCAAATGTGATTTTCGAGAGAAAGCTGCACCACATGTATCACACTTATATGGCTTCTCCCCTGTGTGAATTATCATGTGTCTCTGCAAATGACAACTTTTAGAAAGAGAAGCACAACACAGTTCACATTTGTATGGCATTTCTCCTGTGTGAATTCACATGTGTCAGTTCAACTGAGGTATTATAGAAAGAAGCAGCACCACATAGTACACATTTGCATGGATTGTATCCTGTGTGAATTGTAATGTTGTCGTGTTTGTTTTCTCACCAACACCATCAGCATCAGATGTCGAGCATCCCTGCCGTTGCTTTCTCCATTCGCGAGGTTTCAAATCTGCTGAAAAACACATGAACTATTAGAATCGAAAAGAAACAAGTTGTTCAAAAAAGACATATGGTGGTATTTAAACAGGTATCACActattaaacaatacataaactAGAACAAACCAGTCTCAAAATATTAAACGAGACAAAATCTGGTATTGACAGGTCTCACAATAATCAACCAGACAAATGCGGTATTTAAACAAGTTTCTTACTGCAAGAAgccaaacatatatttttatttatagataagtggtCGGTATTTACACGGGGATTGTGAAAACTTCTTAAGATTTGAGGTAATACAAACTAAAAGGAATGTTATAAGTTGTTAAGGGTTGGCCACAgtggcctttgcagatggtaacgaccccATAAAGGTTTATTATCGCTACAAGTGCATACAAAACACACCATGAAcaacgtttttgtttaatagaCTGTTAAATATTACGAAATattaagaaaatgcaaaaacagatAGCACAAAATAACCTCAAAAAAGGTTTAGAGTGGCGTCCTGAGTGAGGTCATTGATAAAGTTTAACATTAAGTTCGACAAGCGACGTATGAAAAATCTACAGCtgcatttttgtttcgacgccatttttgcAATGTTCTGTCGATTTGAAAGTGTGTTTTTATTCCAGATATTTACTAGATAACTTGGATTATTAACACAATACCTATCTGATAATAGATAACTTACGGATTTATTCATACTTtgacatttatatgttttggcaactaattaaaactaaacaaactAAAAGAATATATGTTAACATGTTCAAGATAAAATGTACAGTATCTTAAGCAATCAGcattgaaaaatattcaaaactcTTTGTTAGTTTCATACGACGTAATGGAGTTACTGTATTGTCAATATAAGTcatttgttctgaataaaatcgacataTGTATCTAACGTGGGGTGGAGTTAAACGTTCAAGATCTAAATTAGTGCTTTTAAATCAAACACATTGTCAAAACATCTGCAGAAGGTACAGTCTAGTAAACACACATTAGCTTGCCAGGAAAGATAACTCAgaatattcaataacatatgTATGTCATATGtcgtttatttcatttcttcaatatatatatatatacatatacagcttaatatactgaaatattttttgtgcacAATTTTGCATCGTTGACCACCTTTCGGTCATAAACCAGGTCGATCAGCGTCCaatgttatgatgcgggccctgatagtGTTTATGTTAAGtctaaataattgtatgttgacgctttttttgacgatttttgatatggcaaatccttcacgtacaaattgggtagttattccgatcgggattccgggttaaagcatattgcgtctataaaatatcataaaaacaagaaatattaccagattatgttattttatattagttccgtacacaataaataaatatccaacgaataattatgagtttgacgggttttcttcatttacttctgtcaaaacataacgatatatacacgAAGGGCagctgcaaggctttagggcacagttttaaaacaataggAACAATTCGGCCATGGCCAAGTTGTTACGATTATCTTTACGAGGtatatctcgaagcttgtcggaggtcaagtcagtcaactttcgctttattggaaaggtaaataatgtgtttatatgcattaaatgcttgttttgtgtaaaataacttttcacttacatggtaaaccatgaatataaacctttctgatcaatttcaaccataaaatacttcacttaatacaatttcaatatttttcaaacaccccctgtttttgcacaaacgcgttaagacgttagggattgggaGAATCCCGTaaaacacgtctattattttagactatatttatgttaaacaaCGAGCCGGATGtaaatttactgaataatgcatgtTTTCTTCCGATAACGCCCGGGGTTTACGTTTGAACAAgtcacgataacggaccgagaatcacgataacggaccgaaaacaaaCTTGTCTGCAAAATGcaagtttaagtaatgtttttaTCACTTTGTTCCCTCAACGTCAAGTCgcaaaaacaaaaatcgttAAATACTCAGAGTCGGCtgttaagtgtttttattgACTAATCTAAAAAGGTTTCATAATACATAAATGGACAAATATCGAAAGGAATACCTGTGATCTAACCGCCATAAATATCGGCTTGAgattatcattgtataaacCACCAATCACTTTATCAGCACCACGTTCACAGTGTGAGACTGCAACATGATATATCTGTACGTTTTATTATATCCGGAAAGATCAATGATGTAAATCCAACAACCATGCAATGGCATTACCAGGTACGGTAGCATTTGGcttaataataacttaaaatcTGGAAGAAAAATAGAAGTAAATGAATACGTCGATATGTGGTGATTacctttgtttttatttgatatcgTGGCAAATTTATAACTAAGGGACACTACCACGGCTGAGCAGTATTATATTGCCAAACGTTTTGTCCCTTAGTTTAGATGCATTTATATGAGTTTTCAGTTGATGTGTGTaagtgtgcgtgcgtgcgtgcgtgcgtgcgtgtgtgtgtatgtatatatgtatatatatataccatagTAACCAGGGCCATTCAAACAAAACGTAGCCTGTGTTAATAAGTAATAATTTTTTTGACGTAGTCtcaatcattatattttattatataaatcaattcATGTTTTAGTAACAGTTTTTAAGGATAAAAGACAGGATACATTGaagtctttattttttttataatcgtTTAATCAATAAAAGTCCACGAAGAAGCACATGATATAAAAAAGGGTTGTGTGTTCTTGTGTGAATAAAAACAGATCTGTATGCATATAATGCTATCAAAGTGTGTAAATGAATGCCCTGATGTATGAAGGATAATCGGTAAAAATATTACACTAACCTTAGTCAAATGTTCTAAAAGTCATGCTTTTATTACTGAAGTGAGTGACAGAAAATTTTAACGTCAAACACAATcacaaaagaaaacattgaacaacaacACACAACTCCACAAACCACAtagtacatatataataattattgaagtGGTAATTACCTTTGTTTTTATCTGATATCGTGTCAAATTTATAACTAAGGGAGGCTACTGCAGCTGAGCAATATAACATTGGCAAAAATTTTGTCCCTTAGTTGAAATGCTATTATTTGAGTTTTCAGTTCATATTTGTGTGTATATACCAAAGTAACCATGGTCATTCAAACAAAACGTAGCCTGtgttcaaaagttatgtttttttttaactcttcTCAATCATTATATCgattatataaatcaatacatgtTTAACAGTGCTTTATTAAGGATAATAGACAGGATACAttgatttctttgtatttttataattgtaaatggcAATTAAAGTCGGCCACGACGAAACTCGAAATCACGATATAAAGTAGTGTTCTAGtgattaaatacatattttaagcatataatGCTATCAAAGTGTATGTATGAATGTCCAATCGTATAATTGAattcttgtaaaaatataacactaaCCTTAGTCAAATTTTCTAAAAGTCATGCTTTTATTACTGAAGTGAGTGACAGAAAATCATAACGTCAAAACAATCACAAAagaaaacatggaacaacaacacataacTCCACGAaaaacacagtacatatataaataactaGGTGGTTGATCGATGAATGTTAGGCACCGCCTTGGAAGCATTTTATAGCATTTCCCTGCTTGTTTTATATCGGCCAAATAACAACCcaatttgaaaaattcaaaacatcagATAACGACGTTTTCTCAGTTCGTTGGGCTTTATATACAAACATGCTTTTTTAGCAGACACCGTAGTTTTGCAATTGTAAAATTGCTTCGGCATCTTAGAGTTTGAAGTCTTCttgaacaaatgaaaaaaaaacaacaacatattttacacattaaaaaGACAGAATCCGGCAATTACTCTGATATGAATTAATATACATACTACCTGTAGCAAATATTCTATGTACTGTCAGTGTCTCGTATTTCAGAATGATCCTCGTAAATCATATATCATGTAAGGAAGtatgttcatttaaaacaaaatgaatatttaatataagtACTATGAGTGTTACACATAGGGGTGATGTGCGTTGACTTATTAATCTTAACATTCCCAGGTTGATAATTGGTGTTGTAGTAAtcgttattatttaaataaaactataaatagTTTGTACAATTCAGGAGCATAGCTGAAGCATTTCGAAGGATACGcctgtttaatttgaatgaatacTCAACATGTAAAATAAGATCTTTGAGGAATACGCTAACGTGTTCATTAACGCCAGCATTAAGCGAATTTCAGTAAACCTTAACCAATTTTACCCTTCATGTACCGTTAGAAGTCTAGTTCTCGTACACTCTTGAGTTTCTTTCAAGATGCTGCTCTTATTGTGCAGATATACACTTTGTCCGTGGTCGACATTTTCGTCTTCTGTCGGGATTAAATATGGTCATAATTCGGTTCGGTTACATGAGTTTTACGCCTGGGCATACTGGAGTTTACAAAGAATGGTGTCCGGAATTAATTTACTGTACATATTACTCAACATATGAACACACACTCAAAATGACCACTACTATGGGTTTATCTACATTTCGACGACACTGACCtgtatattaacatatttgCTTACGGCTTTGTATTAACGTGTTGACATACTCGAAATAATAGAATCATGCACATCTTATAACTGGACCAGGAAGTGgtacacatgtatttaagaaaaccaaaatgcatttaaattttaagaagAATACCTAATCAATACAAGACCATGAAACACATCATTTTGCTGCATTTTtggaagacattttaaaaataaaataaatgttttaccatACCTTTATGTTTTTGGAGAATACATCCACGAAACAATCTGTGatattaaaattacaatgtttGCACTCGATCATCTCTAATCTTCCCTTTGCATGATACATTTTATGTTGCAGTTGctcatgtaaataaataaaaaaatacatgctCAGGTAGGGCTCGGCATTTCTATTGAGCACTCAACACAGACACTTGAAAATGCAGATGGCAAAGAAGAAAGGTAAATGAAGACGTGTGGTACTGAGTTCATTTCCATTATAACTCGCAGAggattaaaaatacaaatcagCGTTCTCAATGTGCTAACTTTATGTTCAGGTCAGTTCTTCCCGTTAGGTTGTTGACATTGTTAACTTATTGctgcatttataaacaattcCATTAACAACTTGTTATGTTGTTAACGTTGTTTACTTACTGctgtatttataaacaatccCTTAAACTTGTTAGTTAGGTAGTTGATGTTAAACACTTAGTGCTACATGAATCTAAAATCCATTTAACAACTAATAAGGTTGTTGACGTTGTATACTTGGTGCTGCTTTTAGATACAATCCctttaacaatttgttatgTTGCTGACGTTGTTAACTTACTGCTTCAGTAAAAACAATCCCTTTAACAACTTGTTAGGTTGTTGAAGTTGTTAACTTACTGCTGCATTTATTAACAGTCCCTTAACAACTTGTAACGTTGTTGACGTTGTATACTTGGTTCTGCGTTTAGATACAATCTCTTTAACAAATTGTTAggttgttgatgttgttaacTTAGTGCTGCATATAAATATAATCCCATTAACAACTTGTAAGGTTGTTGATGTTGTACACCATAAAAGTACTGCATTGACGTACAACTCCTTAAAATAAACTTGTTAGGTTGCTGATGTTGTACTTTAGTGCTGCTTTAAGATACAATCCCATTAACAACTAGTTAGGTTGTTGATGTTTCCAACATAGTGCTGCATTTAGATATATTCCCTTTAACAATTTGTTaggttgttgatgttgtttattTAGTGCTGCATTTAGATACAACCCCTTTTACAACTTTAAGTCTTGTTCAACTTGTTTAACAACTTTAAAGGTCTTTGGTGTTGTATATTTAGTGGTTCATTTAGATAGAATCCCTTTAACAACTTGTAAGGTTGCTGATATTGTATAATTTGTGTTGCATTTAGACACAATCCCTTTAACAATGTGTTAGGTTGTTGATGTTGCATACTTTGTGCTGCATTTAGAAACAATCCCTTTTACAACTTGATGGCTTGTTCAAGTTGTATACTTATTGCtaacacaaacataaataatagaAACATACAGGCATATATAGGCGAAATCCCTTTTACAACATGCTGGGGCTACACATCTAGTGgtgcatttaaacattaaatacagAAACAGGTTTCACACAGATGAGACTCCATGCGTATTAAGAATATAGTATTGAGGCTGCAAGAACTAATTGATCGGGTATGCGTGGAATTTTGTGTGCACTAGGTGATCAACGTACATATGTGTACAAAGTAACAATTTAGGATTAAAATGCATGATAGCATAAGTTAACAATTTAATGGATAGCAACGAATGATCAAGAACGGCTTCAAATAGGATTAATCAACGACATTTAAACTCAACTGTACCTTCATCCCGTCAGTGTACCAACAAAGGTAAACACAAGATAAagcgtaagacagcgcgctcgacttcgccgctttgacttataagtaaatacaataatgatgtgaaatgtgcctgtcaaaagcaataaaacaatcaaattaaaaagttgacaaGAATCGGATTTTGAATGATTGgctattcaataccaacccttgttctattaatagtaaccttgaccttgatacCTAGGTTGTTTAACTTAAACTTGAAACAAAGTATTCTAACTCATCGCAGTAactgtaaaaaacaaacaatattttgtgacACCGAGTCTTACATCTTTCGAACAATGGAACAACATTTCAGGTTACGGGGTGTGGTACTTGTCTATTTAATGTAAGTCaactcaaaaaataaaatgttaagaaaaaacaaacgtATTTATAAGGCTTCGAAAAAAGAGATGAAATAGTGCGCCATCCTTAATTTAGTTCATGTTTAGATTAAATAGTTGAAACCATACACACTCATCAGAGTTTATACTGTTTTTTTATACCCTATGTTTtggatataaaaaatattaatcataaaaaaatcgacCAAGTTCGATTAAGTATGCAAAATATGACGATGAGGTCAGGATAAAATGCTTTCGTTTGTAATTGAAtgctttattttactttttaccGCACTAGCGTTTTTACTTCTTCGCACAccataatcatatttataacGAACATATGTATCACCAAATTTCTCGACCAAATTCGATAACTAAACAAATTTGATTAAGTTGGGACAAATAAGGGAATTCctcgttcccagacaatatttaagtGACTGGGATCATCCGTGTAGTGCATGTTCTTTAATGACGTGgccattcataataaaatcaaagttttaAAAGGATGtgccaattatatatttgttttgtttcgtaatgattttgatgataattcaattgtttttagTCGTACATTAACAGAGCGGCCTAGAGGCTTGCACTTATACAGCAGCACTGAAAAAGGGGGAAATGCTGATATTTGCTAAAGGGTGTTGATTTATGAGtagaaacatttaatttatcattgttctAGAATAGAACGCATATTAAATGCTTTGGAATGGGAAACATTTTTCGGCCGCTAGTCACATGAAGcagctaggccgccaggccgctaacttcacgccgctaggccatttCAGAGCGTGGTCAGGGAATTGATATGTAGTTTCTAGCTTTCATTCggttgaattattattattttcatcatcatcatcatcatcatctatttttcattattattattattattaacttcatcatcatcatcatcatcatcatcatcagcagcagcagcagacccacaatcaccaccaccaccaccaccatcatcataatcagcAGCAATAATAGCAGCAGAAGCACAACCACTAACACCCCaaccatatcatcatcatcattattatcattattttttaattattattatattaattattattattattattattattattattattatttaaacgcCAAAGACCGCTTTATGCAGGATACAAAAGCAAGATGTATATGTATCAGGTGATAAAATGGAAAACGGCTACGAATTTAAatggactgtgtcacagatttgcaccaaaaaaaagttttttttctgtaacgaatctcaggacattgatctaataaaatatgttacgctttgatgtcataattgtaaaaaaagtaccaaaaagtaagaaaaaaatgtggcggagaccgggttcgaggTATTTGTCCTACTAGATTTCATATAAATCGTTAACactttataaaaactacatttgtttaatagttCTAATCATACTATAAGTCGAATTTGAGTAAATAAGCTTCTGTTCATACATTCCATACCAAATAGCTGAGAGCCACTATATGCCTCTTTTGAACCCGACTAGTCATGTTTAGGATAGgatttataaacacatattttaatggagtttttaaatatataaattgacTGTTTAGTATAAGACTTTATATATAGTGTTGTATTGTGTTCTTAATATTTTGAGGTCCTCCGGGATTATCCATGGATTGTAAAGCTGTTTACGCTTGAAAATGAACTAGCGGTTAAGCAGGAATTAGGGGCGATGCTATAAACGTCGtgttgtttaacaaaaataaaatattgtgtttgctACGATTGTTTGTCTGTAAAACATTTGAACTGAAAGTTGAACGCCTTTCAAAAAGTAGATTCTATCTTTCGTCTCAATCCTAAACTTTATTGAGAAAATACATCGCAGAATTTACACAGACATGAAACCAAGATGCAATATAACCGCACTTACAGGAAGGAAAACCTTGATAcattatttgcaattttaacacAAATACATTCTTTGCAAAGACACATGCTTATTCACTCagtaaaaaacattaaacacacGAAATATGTAAATCCTTTTATACGAAATATGTAGTAGAACAcatggccccaatttctcgaaacttcttaagcttaacaggcttaagtagcttatttcaattactcaaaatacatacttgaatggaattttgataaatgaaaaatggtttaatttaaataacatatagataattccaatataaagtataaaaactcttaaagaagtaaatattatccaaattattgaaaaccaaaaatagtgagtttagcttaatcctgttataagggacttaagaagtttcgagaaattgagtcCTGTTGAGCTCATTCACACATCATACAAGTAATTTATTATACAGTCGTTTGCTCGAATTCCAAGGGATCGGCGACAATATCTGGAGCCGAGCAAGAACGCTCACACTCGTGTGTGATCACCAAGCCGGGCAAGTGTTTTCTCCAGTTACTGCGTTTTTTTCCACTATACAAGACCCTTTTCACAATTGtaattttcatcttttaaaacTACTGGTTGGAGAGCAGTAGCCGCCGGAAAGCAGTAGCCAGCAATCGCTTtttaatcagatttttttttaaatcttcttaaaGAAGGTGAGAATGGTAAAAAGAACAACATTTGCATCGAATCAAACACAAAGcttaagttttaatattttatttacgaATGGTATTGGATATGTCAAAAAGTTCGACAAATTTCTCGTGGAGGATGCTCACGTGAATgttactgcgcatgcgcaattgAATAAATTTGCATATCTAATTATAGCACTAGAATTTACCGATAGTCAAGTGTTGGTTATGAACGATTATTCGTCGATGAATCacagcaaaatgtatttttaaaaaacgcctgttgaaatgatattttcatattgcccATCAATCgctttcaaacaatattgagaCATATTCAAACTTTTATGTATCCATGGTACTGTTTTAGACGCATTGTTAAAGCGAGCCTACATCGGCGCTTGGTTACTAGTATTACTTTCCTGTTCAATAGAGGCGCTCCATGGGGAAATTATACTTAATAAGCCGATAAATATTGGTTTTATAGTCAAGGAGCGGtactgaaaaaaacatgcaaaaactgCCGGCTACTGCTCTCCAACCAGTAACTAAAAACTAAACTATGTTTACAGGcagcttttttaaattaaaacgcCACATGGATACACTTAAGAGAGAGAACCCATATATATGTCTAGTATGCACCAATACTTTATTTTCGAAACGATCTTGAACAAAACAACACGAAAACACATGTTAGTTTGCATATTTAAAGATACGTGGGCCTTCTTTGTTTGAGGAACTATTATTAAAACGCCACTTGAGTGAACACTTAACATGATAAAGATATGGCTGTCAACTATGTGGTTATGCACTTTTTACTTCGTTAACTAGATGAATCAGAATCCACACAGGGACATGTAAACCAtatagattttatttaaatatagacGTAAGCTCCAATGCCATAATTAAGCATACAGGCGAAATCCCGTAAACAACTTATAAGGTTATTAATGTTGTATACCAAGCGCACTGCATTTAGCCCCTTTATTAACGTGTAAGGTTGTTAATGGTGTATACTTAGTGCTGCATTTAGATACAATCCCTTTAATAACTTGTTAAGTTGTCGACGTAATATACCTAATAATAACACAAGCATAAACTACAGGAACATACAGGCGAAATACAACTTGTTGGGTTTTCCA
Coding sequences:
- the LOC128221965 gene encoding zinc finger protein 845-like is translated as MPYKCELCCASLSKSCHLQRHMIIHTGEKPYKCDTCGAAFSRKSHLLGHIRIHTGEKPYKCDACSAAFSDRSSLQRHMRIHTGEKPYKCETCFSAFSHKGHLDSHILIHTGEKPYKCELCSLAFTSKSHLTKHIRIHTGEMLYKCVTCGAVFSERSTLQSHMIIHTREKQYKCETCGAAFSKRSTLQGHIKIHTGGKPYMCDACGITFSKKTSLHNHIIIHTGEMPYKCDTCSAAFSHKTTLKNHIRIHSGEKPYQCETCGAVFSHSSSLRSHIRIHTGEKPYKCDICDAPFSQKSSLHRHIIIHSGEKPYKCDTCSAAFSDRSTLHRHMRIHTREMPYKCDTCSAVFSRGPSLHRHMRIHTGEKPYKCDTCSAAFSRRSSLQRHMRIHTGEKPYKC